Below is a window of Cataglyphis hispanica isolate Lineage 1 chromosome 14, ULB_Chis1_1.0, whole genome shotgun sequence DNA.
atttatccaatgttgtttaaattgaccaataagaaaacaaatagAATTACTCATTGTGGTGTGCTAGAGTTTATTGCCGATGAAGGCAAAGTCTATTTACCTTACTGGGTTAGTAAGCGatacaaattttactttcaagTTATAATATgacttatcaaattaaaataagagtatcgtttgaaattttttgtctcaattaccattaaaaaataagtgaaaaatattttatctaaatactatctataactttttataatatatcaataatatatagcaattttataacacatttatagcaattttaatataataaatttaaaataattataatatataatgtataataatatttactgtttttttttttttatagatgatGCATAATCTTTTATTGGAGGAAGGTGAACTGCTAAATGTAGAAAGCGTGTCGTTGCCAGTTGCGACGTTCTCACGATTTCAGCCACAGTCGGAAGATTTCCTAGACATTACAAATCCAAAGGCTGTACTGGAGAATGGTCTACGCAGTTTTGCTTGTCTGACAACAGGCGACTTAATTGCtatcaaatataatcaaaaaatttatgagatgTGTGTTCTTGAGACCAGACCTGGTTCGGCAGTCAGTATCATTGAATGTGATATGAACGTAGAGTTTGCACCACCAGTCGGTTATAAAGAaccaaagagagaaataaaaaaggaggAAAACGAGATGGAAGATTTGGCCGATTTGATGCCTGCGCCGACTGGTTTCGTGCCTTTCAAAGGTGAAGGCGTCCGGTTGGACGGTAAGAAGCGCAAAGATACACCCAAGCAGGAAACTTTGGCTGCTAAACCAACCTATGTTCGAGGAATACCCGATTACGATTATCAGATAGGCACTCTCAGATTTTTGCGCAATATGAAgccaacaaataataaagaggTGATTGCCAAAGTtagatttaaatgataaaatataaacatcttgaattataaatgaatttacatatttatattttagctgGAACAATAATCTATATGCACTCACACCTAGTTTGTTTTGTAATAATCTGAATCACACACACTACAATctacaatatttgaaattataaaacaacatgtaaactttttaatttaatatatcataattatttagagttataataattttacatgcatACTTATAACATACTTTGAGACatttatctttgataatttattctacTTGTGTGtctgtaaatatatgattgatataacattgttttattatagatgAAGGATTCGGACGAATTTAAGGCGTTCAGTGGCGAAGGATTCACCCTTCTGAGgaaatctagaaaataataaaataataagtgcGCACACGCGTGAATATACGAATACACGAGCGTTtatcctttttaatttataaataaatttgtataaatatttattttagagattGAATGAATATTCTTCAtagattgaaataatattcttgtaaGAATGTTCTATTATGGAATGACGTTCCTTATTTGTTACAAGAATGTGATTAAAGGATAGTCAATTTTTTGCTTcagaattatattcatatcaatattaatttgaaaacattattactatctcttaataaatttggcatatctttattttccacgaatttttttaaataaaaaagtaattattgtgtattatcttttttacatttgtaaaaataccGTCGGcgtattgtatacatatatagaagaaatttataaaatttcacaaagtcatttttttagatttactaTACAGgctacaaaaatattgtctgatttcctaaaaagaaaaaatttcactcCAAAGTAAGAAAGTTCCGCAATGTCTATCATTCGTAAATAGCAAACAGAggtaaagaaaaacaaatttataaacctGCTAACTAGATCATACAAATGTGCATAATATAGATGACATATGTGATTTATGGCTTGATCAGTTAGAATTGAATCAATTGCATGAACGTATAATTGCatgatatgtacataaaaaatgaagagattagaatgataatatatggaatatacaagaaaaaattctatagaaaagtattaaaattgtataaaatagattagagTATTCAAAACACCTTCTagacctttttatttttacgagtcCTACATGTATGCGAAGATTGTATCACGAATTTTTGTATACTGTGCATACAagagaaatttctttcaattattaatggCAGTTTCTAGGATTATTTTGCTTCATCTACTAATTCATCTTAAAtccaagaaaaaaatctattttacataatatataatcgatattattttatttacaacaaatatacgattaattatccttgtttaattaattaattaattcaaggGAATTGCAAGTGCCCTGCAAATATTACATGTTTatgcacatttttattgaattcagGATATACTCGCACTGATAGATGCATGCTGAAAAATCCATTAATTCTAACTTTTTTTGTATTCAATTCTCTCTACTTTGACTTCGTCTCCAACCAGTTGGTACACATAAGTGACCACTGTTGAGCTTTGAATATCCATCAATACGAACGATGGTATGACTgatctgaaaaaagaaaaaataatgaaaaataaaataagatttttcttataaaattttgtattaaactaattgttgtcataaattatatttccctAATaagttctttattaatttttttatttttcgggaagtactttaaattataaatttagagaaaattaataatacctaaaaaaataattaaaaaattttaaatttttcttttatttttaggagatatttttgtataaaatcttTGTATACTGTAGAGAAATTCTTtcgtacaaaatttattttcttctaaaatttcttAGCCTTACGTATCTAAAGGATTATAAGCTCCAGTAGCTGATCCAGGATTaatgtagaatttattttcatgctCATATGCCTCAAATTTATGAGTATGACcagatatcaaaatatcaacATCCAATTGTCTCTGTATCAGTGCTAAAGATTCAGGATCACCCCATGGCACCACTTGATGTCCATGGGAAAGCCCAATTCTGAACTGGCCTACAGTGACTACCTTCTGTTCTGGATAATTTAGattctgtaataaataaaattttatttttttatacacattttatatatttttaaagacaattttttttaatcaatttaaatattatatctttattatatcttattttatcacttatatattttaatttcaacatttataaatttatttaattatatttactgcattttattatgacgatatttaattatatataattaaacatgtatacacacaccatatatatatatatatggtataaTAATGCATACCTCATCAAAATCTCCTCTAACTACATGTACATCGCTGGCTAGTGTTTTGAGATAATCATAGGATTCTTTTGTACAAAGATTGCCAGTACATAAAATATGCTGTATTCTACCAGGTACTAGCAGTTTTTTGAATTTACTTGGAAGACTGCTACATCTGTGTGGAATATGCAAGTCGCCCAATACCAATACAAGCTGCAAAAAACTcgtgtttgtaaaaatatctatttttaaattaagctaTTTTAGAAGACTTACAAATCATATTAAGTAGTTTtcgttaaatatacatatttcagtaaaaaactataaaaaaatttatatatatatatacactttttatcccagattaaataataaaaaaaataaaaaaagaaacaattattaCAGAGATTTGGTAACTattaaacacacacatatgtatgtgtacatatacatgtatagacttatttcttaaaaaaacacTATTAATCGTCCTAGTATTCGAGATaagtataaaatcattttacttTTAGGTTAgagtattaaaacaattatatctcGTTTCtagcaaatttataaattaattttgcctcACCATGATTCCCTTTAATTAAAtccttatatattaatatgtttatacgatatttataatcttctcgatatcaatatttatcatatacaaGGAATCACATAGAGATAATAGGCAGAGAAATGTCAAACCAGTGAATACAAACAAATTCCCCCTTAAAAAAAGGGCGAGTATCATGTAATATGggatgcgttccgtttcacgcattgaacgcatagatcgcctgaaaatctatagttcacgtcacttatattatagatttccaaacgatctatgcgctctatgcatgaaacggaacgcaaccaTGGTTGCGTTCCGATATTTACTGCCTTAGGGGTCTATTACGGCTTTTGAAACAAAGTGAAAAttacaagagagaaaattcactagaatatctataatttcatTTGTCAAAATCTAGGGATCTATTATGGTTCTTGAAACGaggtaaaaattacaaaagtgaaCAATTTTACTAGATTTCGACAAATGAAATCGCAGATACTCTAGTGAATTTCCTCACTTTCGTAATTTTTACTTCGTTTCAAAAACCGGactaaagcggggagcacacacttttgcataagcgcataacaataagcataagaaaattgattggttcattttcttatgcatacatttgtggaccaatcaatttctttatgtttatggttatgcgcttatgcaaaagtgtgtgctccccgcttaagaTTTTTGAACGCACCCTATTGTGATAGGAGCGTAAAAAGATCAGTAATAATTTGCGGatctttcttaataatttatctatgatgttatttattttggaTTGAATCATGTCTTGGTTTGAATTTTGAATTGCAGCGaacaatctataatttttgcgtttataattgcgcgaaaaaatatgaattccgcaatttctttttactagagaatattagaatattataagtaaagaaacgtttttttttacgaatatcaattttgcttgaaataataaagttatcaaTATGAAATGCATAGTACCTGGAGGAAATGTCAAGAGTacgtcattaatttttttgctttaggTTATATTTTGCTCAAactaatagtaataatataattgtgcagtgcaaaaaatatatcgctgCTGTTCCTATAATTcaacttatttatttcatgtctaaatttttccttttttgctttttttattgatacatgttttctcttatttccaaatattgtttacaaatatatacacatatatatatatatatatatatatatatatatatatatatatatatattagaatttaaaaaattgtcatatgattaataattttgtaaagtttttatttaattgttaattatataatacttcttAATTGATAGTATTGGCAAAGGCGATACATATGCTAGCAAAAATTGGGGATGAAATGTATGTGAATCCTCAACaggaatatatatcttttc
It encodes the following:
- the LOC126854498 gene encoding vacuolar protein sorting-associated protein 29 gives rise to the protein MLVLVLGDLHIPHRCSSLPSKFKKLLVPGRIQHILCTGNLCTKESYDYLKTLASDVHVVRGDFDENLNYPEQKVVTVGQFRIGLSHGHQVVPWGDPESLALIQRQLDVDILISGHTHKFEAYEHENKFYINPGSATGAYNPLDTSVIPSFVLMDIQSSTVVTYVYQLVGDEVKVERIEYKKS
- the LOC126854494 gene encoding ubiquitin fusion degradation protein 1 homolog isoform X2 → MTFQFQFGFNMFPEIPRPFNTQYKCFSVSMLPGTYRQDVERGGKIIMPPSALEQLTRLNIIYPMLFKLTNKKTNRITHCGVLEFIADEGKVYLPYWMMHNLLLEEGELLNVESVSLPVATFSRFQPQSEDFLDITNPKAVLENGLRSFACLTTGDLIAIKYNQKIYEMCVLETRPGSAVSIIECDMNVEFAPPVGYKEPKREIKKEENEMEDLADLMPAPTGFVPFKGEGVRLDGKKRKDTPKQETLAAKPTYVRGIPDYDYQIGTLRFLRNMKPTNNKEMKDSDEFKAFSGEGFTLLRKSRK
- the LOC126854494 gene encoding ubiquitin fusion degradation protein 1 homolog isoform X1, translating into MFQFGFNMFPEIPRPFNTQYKCFSVSMLPGTYRQDVERGGKIIMPPSALEQLTRLNIIYPMLFKLTNKKTNRITHCGVLEFIADEGKVYLPYWMMHNLLLEEGELLNVESVSLPVATFSRFQPQSEDFLDITNPKAVLENGLRSFACLTTGDLIAIKYNQKIYEMCVLETRPGSAVSIIECDMNVEFAPPVGYKEPKREIKKEENEMEDLADLMPAPTGFVPFKGEGVRLDGKKRKDTPKQETLAAKPTYVRGIPDYDYQIGTLRFLRNMKPTNNKEMKDSDEFKAFSGEGFTLLRKSRK